Proteins found in one Arachis stenosperma cultivar V10309 chromosome 8, arast.V10309.gnm1.PFL2, whole genome shotgun sequence genomic segment:
- the LOC130943741 gene encoding dof zinc finger protein DOF3.7-like — protein sequence MDTAQWAQGIGVVKAMEGSSTKACSSSSVLERRARPVKDQALNCPRCNSTNTKFCYYNNYSLSQPRYFCKTCRRYWTEGGSLRNVPVGGGSRKNKRSSSTPASSPSSSLTNKNPKIIHQGQDLNLAYPPPPPPPPPHHHDDSATEFLRSGINTTTTSRGLNSFMPMSLSDSTMYSTAGFGAPMQEFIKSGGLNFSLEEGFESGGGGARVLFPSSEEKNTNRTDSTTAGFWNGMLGGASW from the exons ATGGACACAGCTCAGTGGGCACAG GGAATAGGAGTGGTAAAAGCAATGGAAGGTTCGTCAACAAAAGCGTGTTCTTCATCTTCGGTGTTAGAGAGAAGAGCAAGGCCAGTGAAGGATCAAGCACTTAACTGTCCACGGTGCAACTCAACCAACACAAAATTCTGTTACTACAACAACTACAGCCTCTCTCAGCCACGCTACTTCTGCAAAACTTGCAGAAGGTATTGGACTGAAGGTGGTTCCTTGAGAAACGTTCCCGTTGGCGGCGGTTCCAGAAAGAACAAGAGATCCTCCTCCACTCCTGcttcatcaccatcatcatctttAACTAATAAGAACCCAAAGATCATCCATCAAGGACAAGATCTTAACTTAGCAtatccaccaccaccaccaccaccaccacctcatCATCATGACGATTCTGCTACGGAGTTTCTGAGAAGTGGGATCAATACTACTACTACTTCAAGGGGATTGAATTCTTTTATGCCGATGTCGCTTTCGGATTCTACGATGTATAGTACGGCAGGGTTTGGTGCTCCAATGCAAGAGTTCATCAAATCTGGCGGGCTTAACTTTAGTCTTGAAGAAGGGTTTgagagtggtggtggtggtgcaAGGGTTTTGTTTCCTTCTTCAGAGGAAAAGAATACCAATAGAACTGATTCAACTACTGCTGGCTTTTGGAATGGCATGCTAGGTGGAGCTTCATGGTAG